From Candidatus Dependentiae bacterium:
ATATTTCTATCGCTGATAAAAGTTCTTTGTTACTACTTGAAAGAGCCCGTAACGCTTGGAGTCCATGTGACCCAAAAAAATAGTAAAAAGAGACCAGCATAATTTCCGCTACAAAAGCTATACGCACTATACGCCTTTTTATTTTTTTCATGGAGCTTCCTTTCTTATCTCATTCATTACCAGAAGTTCAAAATCTAGTCTATAGCATTTTTTATAGGTTATGCCAGCTTTTATAAAAAAGCTTAAGATTTCTCTTTTTAATAATAACTCTTTAAGAGTAAGAACGAATAACAGTATACTCATAAAAGAGCAATGCTTGTTTGGAACAGTTAGGGGAGAACAATGGTACACTATTTTTTGTCTATACTTTTTATAACTACTTTTTTTTCCCAGATAACTTTAGCAGCTGCACAGCATACCACAGATATACATGCGTGGTCACATTCTATTAAAGAAACAGTTAGCTTAGTAACAACAAAATCCTATTTTCCTTTACCCATTGAGCAAGCAGTAATAAAAGCACTTGATGCTTTTACCCATAATGACGATTACTCAAGGTTTTTAGGGCCTAAAGAATATACAGAGTTATTAAAAACAACTCATGGTGAATTTTATGGTACTGGTATTATACTTGCACCTAAAAAAACCGCTGACGATTTTCTGCTTGTGCTTGATTGTGTACCCGGAAGTCCTGCTTATACTCAACAGATACAGCGTTATGATAAAATACTAGCAGTTGATAATTGTTCTCTAGCCCCTTTGAGCGTAGAAGAGGCTGTTTCTAAGCTTAAAGGCGACCAACAGTACTCGCCAGTTACTCTCACGCTCATGCGCGGCGAGAAAGGGCCCTTTAAAGTAACTCTTAAACGTGACAAAATAAAAGAAGAGTCGGTTTTTGGGCTATATTTCCCCAAGCAACGTGTTGCTTATTGTGCACTGTCTTTGTTTACCCAACAAGTAGCTCGCCAATTAGAAAGTATAGTACACAAAGCTTTAGCTAAAAAGCCTCAAGGGCTTATTATTGATTTACGCGATAATGCAGGCGGCATATTACAAGCAGCGGTTGATTGCGCAGGACTCTTTTTACCAAAAAAATCACTTATTGTAACAACACAAGACCGCAATCGTAAAGTACTTGAGTCGTTTTTCACCGATCGCCAGCCAGTTGTGCCCGCTCATTTAGTTATTATAGTACTTGTAAACAACTATACAGCTTCAGCAGGAGAAATACTTGCAGGAGCATTACAGCATTATGCCACTACAGGCAAACCGGGATACAACTCTTTTATAATTACTGTAGGAACAAGCACCTATGGCAAAGGATCAGTTCAAGAGGTAATTCCTGTAGGCAATAATTGCGCAGTAAAACTTACTACCAGTTTATATTACTTACCTGCTGGTATATCTATAGAAAATACGGGCATTACCCCTGACATTATATGCAAGCAGAAATATGGCCCCACGACTGAAATGAAGTTACTTGATACATTATATGCTAAAAAGAACCAACAAAAGATAAAGCGAAAAAAAGACATTCAGTGGCAACAAGAAAAAATTAAGGTTATTAAAAATGATTACCAGCTACAGTGCGCTTTAAGCATGATAGCTTCACTTAATCTTAAACTGAGTATACCTCAAAGCACTATTAAAACGCACAGTCAAGCAGTAGAGTTTTTAACTCGTCATCTGAGTTCTTCAAAATACTTGCAACCACAGCGGCTCTAAAAAAGCTCTTATTCTACGGTGACTGATTTAGCTAGATTACGTGGTTTATCTATAGGCCTATTGAGTACTTGAGCAATCTGATAGACAAAGAATTGCATAAGACCGGTCATAGCAAGCGGCGCAAGCAATGGATTAACTTGTGGTAACACAAAAGCACAATCAGCAAGCGACAGTAACTCTTTTTGACCTTCAAACGCAAAAACTACTAAGTGGCCTGAACGGGCTTTTACCTCTTGGGCATTAGCAAGTAACTTTTGATAAATAAGGGGGT
This genomic window contains:
- a CDS encoding PDZ domain-containing protein, yielding MVHYFLSILFITTFFSQITLAAAQHTTDIHAWSHSIKETVSLVTTKSYFPLPIEQAVIKALDAFTHNDDYSRFLGPKEYTELLKTTHGEFYGTGIILAPKKTADDFLLVLDCVPGSPAYTQQIQRYDKILAVDNCSLAPLSVEEAVSKLKGDQQYSPVTLTLMRGEKGPFKVTLKRDKIKEESVFGLYFPKQRVAYCALSLFTQQVARQLESIVHKALAKKPQGLIIDLRDNAGGILQAAVDCAGLFLPKKSLIVTTQDRNRKVLESFFTDRQPVVPAHLVIIVLVNNYTASAGEILAGALQHYATTGKPGYNSFIITVGTSTYGKGSVQEVIPVGNNCAVKLTTSLYYLPAGISIENTGITPDIICKQKYGPTTEMKLLDTLYAKKNQQKIKRKKDIQWQQEKIKVIKNDYQLQCALSMIASLNLKLSIPQSTIKTHSQAVEFLTRHLSSSKYLQPQRL
- a CDS encoding septum formation initiator family protein; the protein is MKKIKRRIVRIAFVAEIMLVSFYYFFGSHGLQALRALSSSNKELLSAIEILEQETNALKHELAEWKTDTFYKEKQAREKLQLAYANEDIYFLPS